From a region of the Betta splendens chromosome 5, fBetSpl5.4, whole genome shotgun sequence genome:
- the endou gene encoding uridylate-specific endoribonuclease A, translating into MKLLPVLALCVTLFCSGYSSNGGRNAITDAEIKALSETLYSLDSNKASASQLILDTQALVPNSETSLKKDLSPRPLFRSVDEKALFSRPTYASLLALLDNYHRMTGQGEDFSPQQLAEQDTFLRETMSNTKLGRELFTFLQSKGIYASEKAFIQDLKMMWFGLYSRNNKQQDSSGFEHVFAGEIKGGKVSGFHNWVQFYLLEKKGQLNYYSHSFDGPWTSYPDVLGMQFTWDGYFKQIGSSMIGASPEFDFAVFSLCYITRPGKQCRVSVGGKNLSIQTYTWDNSSYGDGKKFLASAYPVTP; encoded by the exons ATGAAGCTCCTTCCTGTGCTTGCACTGTGTGTGACCCTGTTCTGCTCGGGATACAGCA GTAATGGAGGTCGTAACGcgatcactgatgctgagatCAAGGCATTGTCTGAGACTCTTTACAGTCTGGACTCAAACAAGGCTTCAGCCTCACAGCTGATCCTGGACACTCAGGCTCTGGTGCCCAACTCTGAGACCAGCCTGAAGAAGGACCTGTCCCCCAGGCC CTTGTTCCGCTCCGTGGATGAGAAAGCTCTGTTCTCCCGGCCCACTTACGCGTCcctcctggctctgctggacaACTACCACAGGATGACTGGACAGGGGGAGGACTTTAGCCCCCAGCAGCTGGCTGAGCAGGACACCTTCCTAAGAGAGACCATGTCCAACACTAAGCTGGGAAGAGAGCTCTTCACCTTCCTTCAGTCCAAGG GTATCTATGCGTCCGAGAAGGCATTTATTCAGGACCTGAAGATGATGTGGTTCGGCCTCTACTCAcgcaacaacaaacagcaggacTCCAGTGGCTTTGAACATGTCTTTGCAG GTGAGATTAAGGGCGGAAAGGTGTCTGGCTTCCACAACTGGGTCCAGTTCTATCTTCTTGAGAAGAAAGGACAGCTCAACTACTACAGCCACAGCTTCGACGGGCCC TGGACGTCTTACCCCGATGTGCTGGGGATGCAGTTCACGTGGGACGGCTACTTCAAGCAGATCGGCTCCTCGATGATCGGCGCCAGTCCCGAATTCGACTTTGCCGTCTTCAGCCTCTGTTACATCACTCGCCCCGGAAAACA GTGCCGCGTCAGCGTGGGAGGAAAGAACCTCAGCATCCAGACGTACACCTGGGACAACTCTTCCTACGGCGATGGGAAGAAGTTCCTCGCCTCTGCCTATCCTGTGACCCCCTGA